The genomic region CCGGTTCAGTAACTGTGGtgtaggggcttagttgctctgcggcatgcgggatcttcaccgaccagggatagaacccatgatccctgtattggcaggcagattcttatccactgcgccagtAGGGAAGTCGTCAGCTTCTTTTAAGTCCCTAGTTTGAACTAGAGCTGGGAATTTGGCTCTAGTCCATATCTTGAGAAGCACTTTTAGTTCTTTTCACTCTACAGGAACTGTCTTCCTGTTCACCTCTGCCAAACTTTTGGACTTTGAGCCCAATAAGTCTTTGGCTTAACTCAATCACTGCATTgtggttttgttatttttctgttttttgaaaaTGCTTGTCTTGTTTTGACCTAGCTATACATGTGtatttcccccttccctctctccttctcccttcatCTGTCATGTAATGTATCTGGAGCAGAGGGGATGTAGCAAAGGGTCATTTAATGAGCCATCCCCcacctttgttttttctttttttagtatttatttggctgcaccacctGTTAGTTGTGCCAAGTGGGATCTTTGAACTTCTTCGTGTCATGTgacttctttagttgtggcatgtgggatctatgtccctgaccagggactgaacccaggccccctgcattcagagctcagagtcttagccactggaccatgaggaaaGCCCCCTGTGAGCTATCTTATTGGAAGTCTATTTAAGCTTTTTAAAGGGATTCTCTGCAAGCAAAGAAAGAGAGTAAGAAGAAAATAGAGCATTCagtttcttcttatttatttggctcagtCAGGTCTTGGTTATGGCCCACAAGATCTATCATTGTGGTGCACCATTTTTCTCCAGCACACAGGCtaagttgccccatggcatgtgggaccttggtcccctgaccagggatggtaCCCGTGTTGCCCACATTGGAAGGCACTGAATCATCAGAAAAATCCCACCACCACTGAATCATCAGAAAAGTCCCAAGCATTCAGTTTCTAAAGGAGCAATGAAGGGATCTCTATGCTTAAAGATAGTTCTCTAATAGCAAAGTGGAAAACTTAGTTCCTATCCTCTGGTAATAACCAGGGCCTTGATGGTTACTTTCTGAATAGCTAGCATCCTTCCTTCTCATTCACACCTGCTTCCTCTTTCTCACTGCACTTAAAATTTCGATTCCCTGAAGAGTCACCAGTACTCAACTCCCTGTCAGTTTAGTCATATAATTACAGTCTTCAaatcatacaaataaataaaacttgtgaACACACCAAGTTCTGAATTAGTCAACATGTGGGGTATACTTAGTGTGAGTGGTGACAAGAGGAGGGGGAGTTGGACTTGAATTCCATATCTAATAACCAGACAAAGGCCTAGGAATAGCCTGAAGAGCCTCTGAAATGAGGCCCCTGGAAGTAGGGAGACACTAGACTCTGCCATAACTAAGACCACCAACATGGAGAGAAGGGTCTTCTAAGGCAGAGTCAAAATGAGGTGTGTCTATATACATGCgtttgtgtgtgtctctgtgggtGGGTATACACATGCATGTGCTGCTTAACTCTGACCTTTAAGAATAAAAGCAGAAGTATTAACCTAACAGTCTTCCAGTTACCATCTGGAAATGATTGGGAATTACTGATGGGGGTGCCAGGATTATTAGAGCtgttatgtttgttttctacaatgATTATCAatgaatctttaaaacaaaaggatCCCAAGGCTTATCTTTAAGAGCAGCAAGGGGTGAAACTGGCCACTACTCCATCTTATTGCCAGGCTTGAGGAGAAGAAGGATGGCCCTCAACTAACGGAAGCGTAGCAGCAGctactaaagaaataaaagacaggaTGAATGTCCCGGGACCTTCTGCATGGAGTCTGGTCTGAGTTTAAAAGGGATCTCTAGCCATCAAAATATTCATGTGATTACCTGAATGCCCCCACCCTTACTTGTCTTACACAGTATATAAAACATGGAGAAAAATTTTAACTTGGTCCACATATATGCTTAGGCTAAAGAAAGTCCTTTAGCCTCATTTAACTTGTAAAGACATAATAGATCCCTAAAGAATCAGAAGGGTCAGAGCCCTATCAAGAATCTGATGAAGTTCACGTTGCtgtatggtagaaactaacacaacattgtaaacaattatcctccaattaaaaataaatttaaaaaggacaGTATGGCCCTCTTCGCAGAAAAGAGCACACAAGAATTTTGTTTAGAAtttcagagtaaaaaaaaaaaaaaagaacttcagagTTTACAGATGTCTGGTTCACATATCCCACAGCTTAGAAAGAAGCTGTCAGTTTACCGAATAGACTATAAGGGTTTCAAATTACCATTCCTCATAGAAAGGGGGGGTTGTCATAAATTCCTCTAAATCTATCCAGCACGTCTCAACTCCTTTGGGTGGTAGGTAATATCTCCACTGATATTCATTCCATTTCTGGTAATGATGCCCAATTCAGATTCAACAGTAGTGTGCAAATGCCTTCCATCCTGAGTATTCCCAAGGCCACACATGGCAAAGAAAAGTTCAAACAAAATTTGGTGACATTTTCCTGCATGCACCATTCTGGTCTGTGAAATCCCTGATTCCCAAGAGAGCTCTGATTCAATGCACTGCCATCTATTGCTAGTTTCTTTCATCTATGTACCTAAACACTGATGTTTTCTTTTAGCAACTTTTTCTTCTGTGAGTTCTCATTATTTGCTTTATGACTATCATACACATTTTGGATGCAACATACACAAAGGACATTTCATCAGCTTTAATGCTGTCCCCTTCAGTAATATGGACATGATATTAggagagttttctcaaatttgcACAATCATTCCCTACTCAGTTAGCTTCTCCCCTGTTTTTAAGTCAAGCAATAGTTCGGTTGTCTTATCAGTCACAGTTCTATATTTGATGGGTGTTGGTCTCACTCAAAGATTCTGTCTGAAGCTCTGACTGGTCATCTTCAACTGGCAGAGTCACTGGACCAAATCCCAGCCTTGACTTTTCTGTAGGAACTGCAGTGATGTCTTGATCCAGAGGAGGAGATCTGGAAGTTATATAATTGAGGAAGGAGACAATCCCTAGGGGAAGAGAAGAATTCTTGGTGAGTTTCAAGAGACAGATGGTCTTTTGGCTTTGAAAATTCTAACTCATTCTTTCAATACTCAGCTCACAAGGGCTCTTTTCAGTGAAGTCAAtcccctgcccacccctgccccacgcCAGCACTCTCATTTCATTTCTGTACTTCTTCCATGGTTAGGAAAAAGCTTGAACCTCCTGGGTGCAAATCATAGTTCCTACTTTCTGTATGATGTTGGCAAGTGTCTCAACCCATCTGTGCCTCAGTtagtagaaaagtgaaagtgaagtcgctcagtcgtgtccgactctttgcgaccccatggactgtagcctaccaggctcctccgaccatggaattttccaggcaaaatggaaatgggttgccatttcctcctccaggagatcttcccaacccagggattgaaccccggtctcccgcattgtaggcagacgctttaccgtctgagccagcagagaagacaGTTAGTAGAACAGGTTACTAATTCTAGATTTTTTTCAGACTCCAAAATGCATGTTTTCTTTACCATACCACACTGCCTCTTGAGGTATGAATGTTCTTAATAGGAACGGTTAGTGCTTCTATTTCTCCTAGattccccctcccttttgagaACTGATTTTCCCTTCCATCCTCCTAGCTTAAGGCAGGAAGGGGACTGACTCACCCGCAAACAAGTATATGAAGTCACTCCCCCAATTAACCTGATAGGGCCATAGGAGAGCTGACTCCATCGTTTCCGAACTATACAAGTCGACCTGTTCCAGAAACAGGATGAGGCAGAGCAGCAAGCAGGAGGCTAGGACCAGAAGAAAACATGTCACATCCCTTGGTGTCTTTAATTTGCCTTGACTGCTACCCTCAATTCTTCTGCTTCCAGACACCATAttatttgtcattgttgtttagtcgctaagtcgtgtccaacatttttgcaaccccatggactgtagcctgccaggttcctctgtccatgggatttcccaggcaagaataactagagtgggctgccatttcctcctccaggggatcttcgccacccaggggtcaaacccacgtcttctgcattgcaggcagattctttatcactaagccactggagaagcccctaCACCATATTACATAGAAAGGATCAAAGAGATAAAATCTAACCAAGATGACTGACCAAGGTGAGGCCTCTTCCCTGGGTTAAGTTAACTAATGTGTTTCATACAGTAAGACAGGGCAGGTAGCTGGCAACTTGATggaatgaagaagagaaagggaacaaGAAAAAGAGGATAAAAACCCACACAGAGGAAATTTGTTCCCTCAACAATTTTGCCACAGTACTACCCTGCCATCTAGGTCTGTACCTGAGATGAAGCTGAGCATGGATACCTTCAGATCCAAGTTACCAGTCATCCTTCCTCTTCTAGGGAGGCAAGAACTGAAGAGCCAGCCAAGGACAACAAGTATGGTGAAGACAGAGATGAGGAAGAAGGCCCTGGAATATTGGAGGTAATCTGCCAAAGAGAAGGAGAGGCTTGGTTAATCCAGCTGGGAACCTCTCCTGAAAAAAACCAGACAGTCTTAGAGAAGGGAGTGAAGACTAAAGAGGATGAAACTGAACTTGCTATGTGGCATCCAGGGCACAAGTAAGAATCTTTCCCAGCTCTTCATTGATAGTTGGAATTTTTTACTATGAAGGCAAAACCTTCACTGTAAAActaaagataatataaaaatagtTCTGGGTACGTTAACACAGTAACTTAGATGTAGACCAGCTTATAAGAGGTGTGACCAATATTACAACAcatatttaaactttttcttgCTCCTAATTCTAATTCTAAAAGTGATACATACTCAATATAACATTGGCGGGACTACAAAAGTGCCAAGAAGCAGGAATAATATCAGCCCTATTCCAGCTACCCACAGACAACCATTGTTAGCATCTTATTTGGTTTCTTTCTGGTATTTTTCTATCCCCTGTACATAGTCGACATGATACTgaatagtgatttttttaaaagagattatgCAGTAAGATTTTTCTCAGATCATCTGCTGTAAACATCACATTCAATGGCTACAAGATAGTCTATCATATCAACATACTTTGCTTAATGATTTTACCATTGTTGGAGTtcgtttctatttatttttctcttttaaatgtatCTGGCATGAACAATCATCCTGTGACTATAAAATGAAATCACATTTACCTTAACTCCCATATCATAATGATTTCAAGCCCCCAACTGACTGGATTGCAGGCATTTAACACTCCACaaatatctccttttttttttctgagtctcTCAAGGCCCCATCTCATGTGTGTTTGAGGATAGGTCTGCTAAGGTTCTTTTGCTCCAGTGCCCTTACCCTGGTGCCATAACACTCCTCTCGCTCATCTTTTGGCTCCAGGGCACTGATCTCCTTGGTTCTGCCCCTTCAGACTGGGTTCGGTAAGAAAGAAGAGGGAACATGCCaacccttactttttttttttttaagatttatttgcttatttattttattttttggctgtggtgggtgtTCATGGTTGCcctcaggctttctctacttgtggcgaGTCGAGTGGGGGCTCTTTgttggggtgtgcaggcttctcattgtggcagcttctcttgctgcagagcacaggctctaggtgagtgggctttagtagttgcagcacatgggttcagtagttgcagctcacgggcttTGTTGCTCCTCAGCACAGGATTgtcctgaaccagggatggattgaacctgtgtcccttgtatTGCAAGGTCCACtggaccacctaggaagccccgcCAACCCTTACTTTTTGCTACTATATCCCTAACATGAAATAGATCCTTCGCTTGACTTCCTCAGCAATACAGAAGAAATCTTCTGTATTTTATCTTCCCCAGTTTTACAGAAGAATTAAGAAATGGAGTAACTTACAAGTAGATATATCTTTACTGAGGTACCGCAGATCTACCAatatcttcaatttctttataAGGTGCTTCCTCGTCTAGCTTATTTTCTGTCTCACTGTAACAAGGACCAGCTCATCCCTACCAGGAAAAGTTCTCTAAGCACTTTTATGCCTAAAAAGCCAAGTCCAGCTTCGAAGTAACCTTAAAGAGAAGACTACTAAGCTTATCCTAGTCCACAAACTGCCTCTTAAGTTTTATTTTGTCTAGAACATACCACTGGCTAACAAAATCAATAACAGTAATTTCCATTAAGAGAAACCACCCtcttacccactccaatattcttgagcttcccttgcagctcagctggtaaagaatccacctgcaatgtgggagacctgggtttgatccctgggttgggaagatcccatggagaagggaaaggctaccactccattattctggcctggagaattccaaaggggtcgcaaagaatcagacaagactgagcaactttcactttcactttcattttcaccctCCTACCCACAGAGGTCAGGTGCTATATGGCCCCAACAAGTTAGCCACATTAAAACATGATAACCCAAGGGCAGCACATTTTCTGAAAACTAGGTCATTCAGAATTAGCCAgttaggggtttccctggtggctcagtggtaaagaatccacctaccagtgcaagggacgtgggtccaatccctgatcccacatgcctggaggCAGCTAAGCCACTGCTCCACAGCtattgagccagtgctctagagccctagagctgtaactactgagcccctgtgtCACAACTAGTGAAACCCAagagccctagagcccgtgctgtGCAATAAGAAGCCACCGCAAAGAGAAGTccatgcacctcaactagagtgtagcctccactcaccacaactagagaaaggcccatgcagcagcaaagactcacacagccaaaaatagataaataaaattatatacagaaCTAGCCAGCTAGAGCCATCAGCTAGATTGAGCTGCATGAAGCCCAGTGTGATAAGCATCTTTTGCAGTATCGAGCCTGTAGTCTTCCATGGGCCCTCACAGCCCTTGTCTCAAGCCCTGGACCCTTGCCTACAACTCCTTTGACTATCATTAGTAGGACCAAGGAAAGGTACCAGTATAATTCCTTGGATATCTGGATTTGGGACTGATTGATACTACTTTCCTCTTTTGCTTGCTTGAACCAAGAAGATATAAAGCTAGCCTGGGATATCCCTCTTTCCAGGCACTTATATactaaaaaacaggaaaaactgaGCTGTAGAGATAAAATAAACAAAGTGACGTGACAAAGGCGTTCAGGAGAGACTGAATGACTAGTTGGCTTGATTTTCTTTGCCTGAGATCACAGTCTCCTCTGGAATCCCCTGAGGTCCAGAAAACTTCCTGCCTTTGGGAGTTATGAGATTCTTCTGAATCTCTATAAAGAAGTTCACTCTTCAGCTTATGCTGGTTCATATGAGTTCTgatatttaaaacacaaaagagGACTAAGATACCCAGTCCAACTCCTGTCTAAGATGTTACAGTCTAGTCTTTCTTCTACCACGAGGGGAAGACTACTTTCACGTTCTTCTTAACCATCTTTTCAGTCTCAATTTCTCATCTCCTGAAAACTCCATAAACAAGATCACTCACAATTCCATGAGAACAACTAAAGATGTGCAGCATAGTATAGTCTAAACCCTTACAGGAATCATGTCTACCAGTCATAATGATACGCAACAAATTATCTAACCAAACTAAGCACTTAGCTTCAGAGTCTAAAACAGCTGCATTTGGCTAACTTCatagccttttttaaaaattcatgtaacAAAACCAAGGTCTGAAAGCTGAATTCAAACCTCTACATCCTGTAAGAAGAAATCATATTTTAGCTTTtaaacaacaatttttaaaaattaaattatttatttttggctgcactaggtcttcattgtggcaaacaggggctactcttcattgtggcgtGTAGGCTTCTCAACGTGGTGGCTGCTCTTATTGCAGAGCTtcggctctagggtgtgtgggcttcagtaggcATGGCTtgcaggctccagggcacagtctcagtagctgtggcacacaggcctagttgttccatggcatgtgggatcttccaggaccagagatcgaacccgtgtctcctgcattggctggttaTTCTTCACCaataagccaccaaggaagccctaaccAACAGTGTATATGGCAACTTATCTGttaatgtttcaaaaatgttaGAACTGGTTACAAAAGTCCCTACTTGTACATGTCAGTAAGAAATCTTGGTCCACAGAGGAGTGCCCTAGATAAAAGGAGCACCCATGTGGGTCACCTGTACCCAAACATTTCTAAGCTTTCTTTAAGGACATGCGTTGATGTGGACTTAGGTTGCAGGAATAGCAAAACAAGCCTCCCAGTTAAGGAAGACAATGAAGCTAACATCCTGGAAGATGTTAGCtggaagagacatcactttcaaTTTGGCAGAGAAGAAGTCCAAATCATTTGAAAAACTTGGTAAGACCCTTGCTGGTATTCTTAGTATCATCCCAATCAGTGATTCTTGTACTTCAGAGCACCACCAGGTAGCATGTAAAAGCTGCCAGGACAGGAGGGGGCACTAGCCAACAAGAAAGAAGTAGTGTTTCTCAGTGAATTGAGAAACCAT from Dama dama isolate Ldn47 chromosome 12, ASM3311817v1, whole genome shotgun sequence harbors:
- the TMEM202 gene encoding transmembrane protein 202; its protein translation is MEREEQTVFTFYYPEVPKVKGDRRYKRPTLPTQHPSALMPPKRRQQHVDQTHGYIRMFCGSLCGFSLLVLICMSPLNWVQFLVINDGLELYAGLWISCNHELCWSHTPKPPYYLQYSRAFFLISVFTILVVLGWLFSSCLPRRGRMTGNLDLKVSMLSFISASCLLLCLILFLEQVDLYSSETMESALLWPYQVNWGSDFIYLFAGIVSFLNYITSRSPPLDQDITAVPTEKSRLGFGPVTLPVEDDQSELQTESLSETNTHQI